DNA from Polaribacter sp. NJDZ03:
GATCAAATTTTAAGCCTGTAAACCCAGCTTCTTTAACTTGTTTTGCTTGTTTTGCATAGTCTTCACCATTATGTCCCCCTCCTGTAAACCAATAATTAGCATATAAAGGAATTTCTGTTCTATAACTCCCTCCTAAAAGCTCATAACAAGGAACTCCTAACACTTTTCCTTTTAAATCTAATAGAGCCATGTCTATTCCAGAAATTGCACATAAGCTTGCTCCACTTGGTCCAACCCAGTTCATATCTCTATATAATTTGGTCCAAATAAAATCGGTTCTCATTGGATCTAAACCTATAATTCTTTGTCCAAGTTCTTTTGCGGCGGCTTCTACTATTTGACTCCCTGGCCAATTTGTGGCTTCACCAACACCTGTGTAACCTTCATCTGTATAAATTTTCAATAATGTCCAATTATACTTTACCCCTTCTACAAGCCAAACTTTTACATCTGTAATTTTCATATTTTTTTATTCTTGTTATTATGACTATCTTCAAAATTATTTTTTACAACATTTATTAAAAAACAAAGAACATTTCTTGTTCTAAAGATGAATAATACTTTCTACTTTTTTATTATTTTTTTTTGATACTTTTTACCCGATTCATCTATTAAATTTAATACATAAATACCCTTGGCTACATCACTTATATCCATTGTAACTTCACCATTCTTATTTTTAAGATTCATTTTTTTTACCTGTTTACCATCAATACTTACTAAAGAAACTTGTATTTCTAAACCTTTCATGTTTGACGTCTTTATAGATATATTACTACCCGTAGGAACAGGATACACCATCACTTTGTCTACTTGCTCCTTTCTAAGTGAAAGTACTTCTGAGCAACCAAGAAAAGATAACTCTCCAACGGTTGTCCATGGGTTTCCATTTACTTCAGATAAAGCAGTTAGTTTTACATACCTAGCCAATATAGGGCTAGAAAAAACAACTTTTTGAAGCTCTGTATAGTTTACAAAATTTCCAGAAGTAACTAGAGTCCAATCTGTACCATTTAAACTTGAATGTATTTGATATGAATTAATTCTTCCATTTTCTTGATTTTGCCTTGGAGCATAATTCATTTGAGAAACATTATAATTAGCACTTAAATCTATTGATATATAATGTGGCATAGGTACTTCTGGGCTATACCATTGAGTAACCCAATTAGTTGAAATATCTCCATCTATAACATTGGTAGCCGGAGATGTTTCTCCAACAATTTCCTGACTATCAAATTGATGTATAGAATACTTATTGCTAGGAATAAGTGTTGGACATGGCGTGGTAAATACTTCTATAAAATTTGTAATAGTTTTAGTGCTTTCTTTACCAGTTACATCTTTAACTGTTAATTTTACATCATGTTTTCCTTCTGAAGCATTGGCATATGATATTAAAGGATTCTCATCTGTAGAAGTACTAGGAATGCCTCCCGGAAAGGACCAACTCCAAGTAGCTCCTATTTGAGTAATTGCAGAATGATCTTTAAATTGCACCATAGCATCTTGTGTTAAATCAACCAAAATTTTATCGGCAGCAAAATTTGCATCAGGTTTAAAAGATTCATACAAATCATTTTCCCAAATACCTCTAGTTCCAGCAGCTCTTATTTTTCCTTTTGCATAATTAATTTGTAAAAAATTAACTTCACCACCTAAAACTCCTGTTCCGTGTAAATCCCATGAACTCATAGAAGCATTACGATAATACACGCCCATTCTTGTTCCTATATAAACCCCACCATTAGTTCCTCTTTGATTAACAATTCCAAAACGCCCTTCACTATTAGGTAAACCAGTTGAATAATCTACCCAAGTTGTTCCGCCATCAATTGTTTTTAGAACTTTTACATTACTTGATGAGCCAAGTACAACCCAAGCTATATTTGTATCTGTTTCACTTAATGCTATGTTTCTAATATTAAATTCTGATGTTAGAGATGAAGAGGGAGTTACATTTAACCAATTAACTCCAGAATCATTAGTTTTCCATATTTGATATGACTTAGCCTCACGTTTTATAATAGCAAACATTGTATTGGCATCTGCAAAACTAACTTGCATTCTTCCTCCTGTATTACTAATGTCTGGAAAATCTTTTAATGATGACCAACTTGACGCATTATCATTACTTACTGCTACTCCTGTAACTAATTCTGGTCTTAGAGAATTTGGGTGTCCAATAACATAAATTTTATTATATAGATTTGGATGCATAATATAATTTTGGAAATTTACATAACCAGAATAAACACCTAGATTACCTGAATTACCAGGTGCTGTATTACGTAATGCTGGTCTAGTAAGCCTTTGATCCCACCAAGGCATCGCATAAATATAACGGTCATCTAAAGGATTTACGGTGGCTGTTTGTGCATCTGCTCCTGGCCCTGTTAACCATTGGTTGTATAACGAACCGTCTTTTATATAAATAGCATTATGATTGATACCTGCTGCCATAATATCTGACTTAAATCCTTGACTAAAGCCCCAACATTCTTGACTATAAATACCATCATACTTAGAAATAGCATTTATTCCATTATTAGAAGAATAATAGGCACCACCATCACTTACAACCCAAACCTCATCACCGCTTGCATCAATGCCTTGTATGTCTCCATGAATAGGCCAAGTAGTTTGATCTGGGTTACCAACATGAGACCATGTAGTACCTCCATTTGTTGAAAACATCGTTTTATTACAACCTGCATAAACAAGTTCTGGATTTGTTGTTGAAACTCCTATTGCAAAATCCCAAGTTGTTTGTCCATAACCTGCAGTAAGCTTATTATCAAATGTATAATCTGTACCAGAAGGAACAACGGATAATATAGTGTTACCTGCCCATCCTTCATCTTGTTTTGTAAAATTCAAACCTGCATCTGTAGATTTCCAAAATCCATACTCATCATTTCCTGCACTATACACATATACATAATTTGGTGCAGCTGGAGTTACCCCAATAGCACCACGATATAATTGATGTCCTGAAATTGCTGCAGAAGGGTAACCATTGTTAATTTCTGTAAACGTAACCCCTGAATCTGTACTTCGTAAAAACTTAGTCCACGAACCTACTTGTTCTATTGCATAAATTATAGAACTATTCCCAGGATTAATTTTAAGATCCCAATAAGCACTCCCTTCATGCAAGGTACTCCATGTTGTTCCTCCATTAGTGGTTAAATAAATACCACCATTATTAGTATAATTATTCTTTGTAGATACAAATACTTTATCACTATCTGTTGGAGAAATATCTAACATTGCCTCTTTAGCAGTATAAGGAAGTGTAGAAAGAAAGTTAGTTGCATAGTTCCAAGTTTGCCCTTCATCCATAGATTTAATCAACCCTACATTGGTAATTGCGTATACAATATTGGCATTACTAGGTGCAAATTTCACTTCCCAAATAGTTTCTACCAATGGTACATTTTGACCAACAGACACCCAATTATCACCTTTATTAGTTGTTATCCAAACACCTGCAAGTAATGTTCCCGCAATAACACGGTTTGTATTTCCTGGCTGAATCGCTATAGAGCGTATCACTCCAATACCATGTGCACCATAACTTCCTGCTGTATGATCTACCGTAAAGTTTACTTGTTCCCATGGACTTTTTAGTAGATTTAAAGCATTTACTTTACTCTTATTATTTTTATGAAAATCTACCCAATCCTTTTCTAAAAAATTAGCTGGCGCTATAAAATCTTTAATTTTATAAGGAATTCCTTCTAAAGAAGGATCCATATTAGCTTCATTTTTCATTAACGGGTTTTCATTTTGCTTATCATTTTTATTAAAACAACTTGTTACAGACAAAAAGATTCCCAGAGTTATAAATACAATAAACATGTATTTATATTTATTTTGAATACTATTCAAAAAAAACAACTTCAACATATCATTAAGTTTAATTAGTGAAAATTAGATTGTAATACTTATAAAAACTTAAGCTTGCTTAATTTTTTAAAATACACTTCAATTTATAGGATAAATAATATTATTATTCTACTCAGATTTACTTACTATTAATTTTATAGAGTCTGAAATTTCATCTCCAATTTCTAACGGAACTCGAGTAGGTCCATAAAAACTTCCTAAAAACAATTCGTTTCCGGCTGTTACAAAACCAGCTACTAAAAATCTTACTTTCTTTCCATCTAACCAAGATCGCCAATGTTGAGATGCATTTTCTGAAACAGCAAGAACCTCATTTCCAGAATTTGAACGCAACCCTGCATACCAAAAATTTCTTCGTGTAGATCTAAAATCGTTACTTCCTAATTTATTAAAATCCATACTCCAGTTCCATAATGGTCTTTCATTAGGACTTATACTTTCTGGTACACCTTCATAAAACAATGGTGCTTCACCAATTGCTCTACCTATATGTGATTGTGGATAAGACGTCCATCTCCCATTTCTTTTCCAGAAAAATTTATTGTAATTATTAGGTGCATCAAACACCATTCCCCATTGTCTTGGGTTCACGGCTACTTTACTTGCAAAAACATAATCAATATTAATTTCTCCGTTTGCATTAATATGTAAAGAATAATCACCCTTAAATTCTTTATACGATCCTTTTACCTCAATTTTCACTCCTGTATTTAACCTTTCTGCAACTACTTTAGTTGCTTTCCAATTAGTACAAAGCTCATTAAAAGGTGGAATATTTGCATCGTGATCTGGTTCGCAACCTTCACCATCTAAAGGTAAAGCCATTAACCAAGGTCCTCCATTTAATACAATATTGTCATTCTTTTTTAATGAAATTATTTGTCCTGTAGCTCTGCTTATTACACAAGTAAAATTAGTTCCAGTAATTATAAAGCTTGTGCTAGTTGTTTTTAACTTTGTTTTTACTGCAGGATCATTTTTAACAATTGCATCAAAAGACTGTTCTCCAACTGGTATTATAAACTCATCAGCTAAAAAACCTCTAGGATCAAAAAATACTAATTTTAAACTTTTATTAGTAGCAATATTCTTTACGTTTATTTTAATTTTCCCTTTAGCTCCTGGTTCTATATTTGGAAAAATGCTACCTGTTTCACCTGCATAACTCCAAACAACTTTAGTGTTTTTAAGATTTGTGTATGTATATCTGTTTTCAATTTCAAGTTCAAAATTAGTAGTAGCTTCTAAACTTTTGGTTGTTACTCTAATTGGACTATAAATTTTCTTTACATGCCAATATTCTGGCTTAGGTCTTCTCCAAGCATCAATTGGTCCCCATGGGCCATAACCAACAGCATCTCCATTTGGCATTTGAAAAATATCATCAACACCAGACCAAATAGCACCTCCTAAAACACCTTTAGTCTTATACATGTTTTCCCAAGTTGGAGCTAATGCTGAAGCCCAATCGTTTCTAACACCTGGATCTGTTATTAATTCTCTTCTATTATAAACATTTAAGTGGCAGTACTCTCCATAAATTAATGGTTTATCAAAATCAGTAGCCTTTTTATAACCATTTGGTCCTGGATAATGAATGTTTGCTATTGAAGCTGTACTTCCTTGGTTATTAAAACCTCCGTATGCTTGATCGTGAAATGCATTTGGACGTGTTGTATCTGCAGCATCAACATATTTCATTAGTTTTGCTGTATTATAGTTCCAATATGATTCATTGGCAGCAGACCAAAATATAATAGACGGGTTATTTCTATAAAAATGAATAGTTTCCATATTTGCTTGTAACATATATGGGAAATACTTTTCATCTGTATAATTAAGCGTTTGCCAATTTTTGTTAGCATGGTGCCCAACCCAACAAACCGGAGCTTCCATTTCTACAAACATTCCTTTTTCGTTACATAAAGCTATAAATTCTTCTGATGGAGGATAATGTGATGTTCTTATATAATTAACATTTGCCTTATTATACAATTCAATATCTTTTTCCCAAGTTTCTTGATCTAAAGATCTTCCTTTTAATGGGTGTATTTCATGTCGGTTAACTCCTCTTAATTTAACCGAAACACCATTGACTAGTAATTCACTTCCATTAATTTCAACTTCTCTAAAACCAACTCTATTAATTAATCTTTCTGAAAGCTTCTTCTCTTTTAATAAATCGATAAATAAATCGTATAAATTAGGTGTTTCATTGGTCCATTTTTGTGGATTTGTAACGGGTATTTCAATATTTTTAACAACTGTTTCACCAACCTTAATCTCTTCAATAATAAATTCTTTTACTATATTTTTATCTGGAATTGTAAATCTAACCGATTGCTCTTTAGAGTTGTTATTTCCATAATTTGTAATACCTAATTGAATTTTTAAGTTGGCATTTTTATAATTTTCATCTAAATCGGTTACAATTCTTAAATCTGAAATATGTACATCTGGCACTGCAAAAAGTGTAACTTTTCTAGTAATACCACCTATTTGATGTGCTGCATACTGAGTTAAACTACCCAACATATCAGCCAAAGATTCATTTCTAACTTTTAATGAAATACTATTTTCTCCTTTCATTAAAAAATCGGTAATATCAAATTCAAAAGCTGTCATTCCTCCCATATGAGACCCCACTTCTTTTCCGTTAATCCAAATGATACTTTCGCTAGAAACTCCATCAAAACGAATCTTTATACGATTTCCATTCCAATCTCTCGGAATATTAAATTTTTTATTATATCCTGCAAAAGCAGCAGAATCTACTTTGTAGCCTTGCATAGCCCATTCTCCTGGTACATTAATTGTTTTCCAATTGGTTGTTTCTTTTGTGTTTTTAAAGAATGTATTACCCGGTTTTTCATTAAATCTCCAATCACCATTTAAAGATAGTTTTGGGTTAAATACCTTTGTTACCTTTATTGGACGAGGAACATATTTTGGCATCACACTCTCTACATTAATTATTTCATTTACAACAATTAATTTTTTCTTTAGTATTTCTTTTTTTTGTTCTTCAGAAAAAGGAGAAAGAACATTAGTAGTGTCTGATGAATATATTTCAATTTCAGACACTACAGCATTTGTTCCTTCAATTAACTCAAATAATAATACAAACTGTCCATAGGCATAAGCTTTTTCTGGTATTTTAAAATTTATTTCTTTACGCTCACCTTTTTTAATAGTAATTTCGTCTTCTAAAGCATTTCCATCTGCACTTAATGCAATAACTCTATTTTCATCTGAAACAAAAACGACTCTTAAATTATAGGAAGCTTTTAAATCGAAATTATTAAATGCGTAAATAATTGTATTTCCATAATTACAAGACCTATCTACTTCATTCCCTAACTCTTTATCTGGAAAAGTATAATTATCTCCCTTTATAAGAAATGGTTGGTTATTAATATTGCCACTGTCATTGTATGCTAACGAATTCATTTTACCAGTTTGGGCATATATTCCCAAAGTTGAACAAAAGAATAAAAGATAAATCCAAGTTTTCATGTACTTTATTTTTTAAATTATTTTATAATTACATTATTTGGTATTTATTCCAAGCGTCTATAACACTCATACCGTTTTGTATTGCTTTTAATACTGTTTTTTCACCTCTAGCCTTTTCAAAAGCTCTAATAAAAACTTCATCTTCAAATTCTTTAGGAACAACACAAACTCCATCATTATCACCAATAATTATATCTCCAGGATTAATTCTAACACCATTCATTTCAATTGGAACTCTAAAATCTATAACCTTTCCTCTTGGCCCCTGATCTTGGGCATACCTTCCATAAGAAAATACAGGAAAATCTAATTCTAAAATACCATTTGTGTCTCGTGAGTAGCCGTTAGCAACTGCACCAGCCGAACCTAGTATTTTTGCTCTAGTCATCATTAACTCACCAACTAAAGCATAATTTAGCGAAGCTCCAGAACATATATATACTTCGTTTTCTTTTAAATCATCTAATGCTTCTAACATTAACCCAAATGGTTTTGCCATTAATGGGTTTTGACTCCCATGACTTAATTCTTCAAAAGTATCTGCTTCTAGTACAGTCATTGCTCTTCCAATTAAAAACATATCATCTTTTAATGGTTGAATTTGTGGCGGAAGAAATTGGTGTAATAAATTCATTTTATCCATTGCATCACCAATTACAGCTGTAAATAACTCTTTTTTTGCTAGAGAGAATAGCTCCTTATCATTGTTCCAAAATTTATCCATTATTGTTTTTTAAAAAATTATTAATTAACTACCAAAAAGTATAATAAAAAACTCCTAAAACAGCTGAAATGATTATTGCTAAAACATTAAATACAGTGGTAGTTTTATAAATACCCTCATCTATTTTTATTAAATCACTACTTTTTTGTTTCTTTAAAAGTGATACTACAATTAATACTATTGATAATAGTAAGAATGAAACCCCCATTCTATCTAAAAATGGTAAATCTTTAATACATATATCTAATAAAACGGACACTGGAATTGTTAGAATAACGGTCCATAAAGCAGCTGTTGCGTTTGCTCTTTTCCAGAACAAACCAAATACAAATACAACTACAATACCTGGAGTTACCATGCCTGTAAAATTTTGTATAAACTGAAATGCTTGTTCTAGCGATGCTAACAGTGGAGCTATAATAATGGCAATTAGTAAAGAAACAGCACTCATTATTCTACCAACAGTTACGAGCTTTTTATCTGTGACTGTTTTATTAAACAACGGTTTATAAATATCGAATGTAAAAATGGTGGATGCACTTGTAACCATTGAGCTTAATGAGGATACTATTGCAGAAATTAAAGCTGCAAATGCAAGGCCTTTAAAACCTGATGGAATAAAATTAGCTAACAACCAAGGGTAGGCTTCATCTGGCTTATCTATGCCAGCATTTAACACAAAAGCAGCAATTCCTGGTAAAACAACAATTATTGGAATAAATAGTTTTAAAAAAGCTGCAAATGCCATTCCTTTCTGGGCTTCATTAATATTTTTTGCAGCTAATGAACGCTGAATAATGTATTGGTTACATCCAAAATAGGCAATATTTGCAACCCATAAACCTCCTAGAATAACACTTACTCCTGGCAAATATTTATAATTGGGATCTGATTTACTTAAAATTAAATCAAATTTTTCTGGAGCAGCATCAAACATCATTCTTAGTCCTAAAAATACATCGTTAGAATCACTAATTGCTTGCAATACAAAAAACGTAGTCATTAACCCTCCTGCAACTAAAAAAATAATTTGAATAACATCTGTATAAGCAACAGCTTTTAAGCCTCCTAATACTGAATATAAACCTGAAATTGCAGCTAGTACTAAAATCCATTCCATTAAATCTAACCCTAAATAGCCTTCTAAAACCAAAGCTCCCAGATAAAAAACTGATGATAAATTAACAAACCAATACACCAACAACCAAAATACAGCTAAACTTACCCTAAGCCTAGAGTCGTACCTTTTCTCTAAGAAACCAGGCATTGTATAAATATTATTTTTTAAATAAATAGGCAAAAAGAATTTTGCTACTACTAAAAGCCCAATAGCACCTAGCCATTCATAAGTTGCAATTCCAAGACCTATAGCAAATCCAGAACCTGTCATTCCTATAAATTGTTCTGCAGAAATATTAGCAGCAATTACTGATGATCCAATTACCCACCAAGGAAGTGTATTACCTGCAAAAAAGTAGTCATTTGATGTTTGCTTTTTTTTATTATAAAAAACAGCTCCAAAACCAACTAGTAATATCAACATAAAGTATGTGATAAAAACAATAGTGTCTGCAGTAGATAAATTCATTTTTTATATTGGTTTAAAATTATAATATCACAAATTTAACCTTTGTAATACATTAAGAATTGCATTAAATTAGCACTTACACACTCTATATTTGCATAAATTATATTTTTATAGATTAAATAGCAAAAAAATATTCATCTATAAAGCTGGTATATTTAAATAAAAAAAATGCTACTTAAAAAATAAGCAGCATTCAAACCATAACCCACACAACAATTTATTCAATAACTAACTCAATTTATTGAATTGAAAAAGTCTGCTTATATGAGCAATGTAAACCAAGTGTTAAAATCTACTCAATTTACAAAGTAAACAAAAATGGTATTTACTCCAACGTTACTACTAATCCATTTATTAGACAGTTACGTATTTACAATCTGTAAAATTATTAGAAATAACCTAAATGGAATAATTGTTCCTCTAAAACCATAAATTAAATAATTAGTTTAGTTTGTTTTAATCTAAAAAAGGAGTCAGTAACACTTGTTACTAACTCCTTTTTTATTACATCTCTTTGTGTTCTAAATTTGGATCCGTTCTATGTTTGCAAAATAAATTGCATTAAAAAGCTCACCATCAACATTCTTTAAATATTAGCTAAATTTTAATGTAACATATTTAGATTTTGTCTTGGTGTTCATAAATACTATCGCTTATTGAATTTAGGTTATTTTTACGAGAATACGTTTACTATATAATTTAAACTATTCACCTCTGCATAATCTAAAACCGGTATCACTTCCCTTACCGTTTGCTTCATAATTACCCTGAAAACTTGCTTCACAACAATAATCAGCACCTATCCAACCACCACCTTTTAAAACACGTCCTTTAGGAGCTGATGCATCGGTATGCCAATTCCAGCACCATTCTCTAACATTTCCAGAGGCGTCATAAATACCTAACTCGTTTGGCGCTTTACTACCTACCGGTTTTGTTTTGCAATTGTTACTTTGTAATGCAGACCATTGCCACTTTGTACCTTTTAAGTCTTTATCGCCGGAATTGCACCAATAATACCCTACTTCATTTATAGTATTGCTACCGCTGTATGTATAATTCTTGCTCATCTGCCCTCCTCCGGCTGCAAATTCCCATTCTTGTTCTGTAGGTAAACGATATCCATTAGCTCCTTCATTTATAGTAACATTCCATTTAATTTCATCTAAGACATTGTCGTTGTATGGATCTTTCTTGTTTTTGTCGATAGTGTAATACTGCTCTAAACCTTCCTTAGAACTTCTTAGGTTACAATATTCAACACAGTCATACCAGTTTACATTTTCTACAGGTAAATTTTCTCCTTGAAATTCTGATGGATTACTACCCATTATTTCTACCCATTCTTTTTGAGTAACCTCATATTTTCCAATATAAAAATTAGAAACAGTTACATCTTTATCATAATAGGTAGAATTTGTATTTTTAAAGGAACCTCCTTCTACAAATACAAAATTTGTATTTTCTTTTTCTGAACATGAGGTTATAATAAATAATGGTACTAATAATAATATAAATAATTTTCTCATTTATGTTTTATATTTTAATATATAAAAAATGCAGATTTATTAAATCTGCATTTTTTTTGAATAATATTCTGAGTGTTATTAATATAGCATAACAAAATCTATGAGTGTGTTAGCTCAGGTAATATTTATAGTTAAAAGCGTACCAATAATGGCAGCCAAATATTACTTATTTTGTTAGCGATACAATTACAATTCTCACTTATAAATTGAAACTTGTTTTATATCTTCCAAATAGTTGCGTTCATAGCACCACTTATTCTATTATTACGATTATTACCGTAATCGTAAGCTTCACATCCAAATACCATGTACGCATCTGTACCACCAGCAGGAGTAGCAAAGTTTAATCCAAAATCAGCACCTAATGCTCCTTTAAAATTATCTAAATGAGTTCCTACATTTATAGAATTATTAGAATTAAGAGCAGCTCCACCCCAACGACCTTGTACTTGCCAAAAAGTCTGAGTACCATCAATAGAAGGTTGTTGTATTCTTTGAGACTTTGTCATAACATAGGTATGGTTATTAGCTGTATAATTAGTACCTGCGCTTGCTGCATTAAAAAGTGCACCTGGTCCTCTTTCACAAACATAAAATTCTGTAAGCGGACTTCTAGTCCAACCATACAATCCTACAAATTTAAGGTTGTTATCTGTAGTTACAGAACCTATATTGTAGCCTACACTTATTCTTTGTGTATTTCTCCATCCTAGGCCACCTACTACCTGACGAACCCCATTCCATGTAAAATTAAAATGACCATTACCATTAGGTGATGTAATATTAATTGTTCCAAGTTGGTCTTCAGCATCAATTGAATAAAAAAAGTTGTTCTGATTTCCTACTCTTTCGTTAACTGGAGTTGTTGCACTTTTAACTGTTTCAATTTCACCTTGTGCTTGTCCACTTGGTGTTTCAAGATTCAAATCGTTTTCGGAACAGGCTATTAATGACAAAGATGCAATTGACAATAATAATGTTCCTCGTAACACTGAAAAATTTAATTTTCTCATAATTTTGGTTTTAGTTTGGTTTAGTTAATAAAGTTTACGTCATCTACCATTAGATAACATTGTAAACATATAAATATTCACTTACCATCAATAGGAAAAATACGGTAATAACTATAACTATTGATGCATTTTTCTATTTTACTAAAAATTATACTCTAAAATTATGATCAGATTCTAACTTGAGTAATAAATTGAATTTCAACACATTATATAAGTATCACTTTGAAATTTAATTTAGTTTTTCAACTTAAATATTTCTGCATATCTCTTTTAAAATTTATAAGTTAACACAAAACACAATTATCGAGTTTATCTATTTTACAATAATGACTTTAGAATTGAATATGCTAAAAAATATTACCACTATCACACCAGTCTTTTCATGTAGTTTGTCAATTGAGTCAGAAATAGCACTTTTTTTATTAATTTTAAAAGTATAGATGATATTTAGTATTTCAAGATTAACCATTGTTGCATAGTTTATGCTACTGCTTTTAAATAGGAATCTTTTTCACCCTTAAATAATCTACACGGTGAATACAACTAAAAATTAACTCAAGTCTATGTATTACCTGTTTTCGGGAATACTTTTCTACTTTACTTTGGTCTGAATACAAAGAAATCTAATTGAAAATTACTTGGATACTAAAGAATTAAATCTCAAAAAAAAGACAAAAAAAACGCTCCCTTTTTAGGAAGCGTTTAATACTTTTACAAAAGTTTACACAAAAAATTAAACTTTATTTTACCGTCTCTAAAATAGTTTGTCTAGCTAATTTAGGCTCCATATTTCTGTCATACAAAAGCGGATAATTAGTCCTATTTGGTACCGGATAGTCATTTTTCCAAGACATTCCATCATGCATTCCCCAAAAAGTAACTCTATCTATTTTATCGCTGTTTTTTACAAAAATTTCAAATAATTCTTTATAACGATCTGCAAGTTCTTGTTCTACAGATGCAGGTAAACCATCTTTGTAAGGGTCTAAAAATGTTTCGAATTCTTCTAATTGAAACTGAGGCTCCATCATACTACGCCCTATTATTTGACCTTCTTTAGTTAGTGGCAATACATCAACATCTAGTTCTGTTATCAAAACTTTAACACCTAATGCAGCATAAGCATCAATAGCTTCTTGAATATATTTGTTTTCAGGAAAATTTAAACCCCAATGTGCTTGAATCCCTATACCATCAATTCTAATTCCGGCATCTTTAAGCATCTTTACCATACGAATAATTCCGTCTCTTTTTTCTGGACGCCATGCATTAAAATCATTATAATATAATTCTGTATCTGGTGCAAACTCACTTGCATATTTAAAGGCAAGTCTAACCAGCTCATCACCATCACCAATACTATTTACCCACGTGGTTGATCTATATGAACCATCATCATCGAGAACTTCATTTACCACATCCCAAGCTTGTACTTTTCCGGCATATCGTCCTGCAACAGCTTTTATATGGTTACGCAATTGCGTTTTCTGTTCTTCGGGTGAATTAGGTTCTCCTTTTGAATTGGTAAAAAACCAAGCTGGTGTTTGATTATGCCATATTAATGTGTGC
Protein-coding regions in this window:
- a CDS encoding glycoside hydrolase family 2 protein — its product is MKTWIYLLFFCSTLGIYAQTGKMNSLAYNDSGNINNQPFLIKGDNYTFPDKELGNEVDRSCNYGNTIIYAFNNFDLKASYNLRVVFVSDENRVIALSADGNALEDEITIKKGERKEINFKIPEKAYAYGQFVLLFELIEGTNAVVSEIEIYSSDTTNVLSPFSEEQKKEILKKKLIVVNEIINVESVMPKYVPRPIKVTKVFNPKLSLNGDWRFNEKPGNTFFKNTKETTNWKTINVPGEWAMQGYKVDSAAFAGYNKKFNIPRDWNGNRIKIRFDGVSSESIIWINGKEVGSHMGGMTAFEFDITDFLMKGENSISLKVRNESLADMLGSLTQYAAHQIGGITRKVTLFAVPDVHISDLRIVTDLDENYKNANLKIQLGITNYGNNNSKEQSVRFTIPDKNIVKEFIIEEIKVGETVVKNIEIPVTNPQKWTNETPNLYDLFIDLLKEKKLSERLINRVGFREVEINGSELLVNGVSVKLRGVNRHEIHPLKGRSLDQETWEKDIELYNKANVNYIRTSHYPPSEEFIALCNEKGMFVEMEAPVCWVGHHANKNWQTLNYTDEKYFPYMLQANMETIHFYRNNPSIIFWSAANESYWNYNTAKLMKYVDAADTTRPNAFHDQAYGGFNNQGSTASIANIHYPGPNGYKKATDFDKPLIYGEYCHLNVYNRRELITDPGVRNDWASALAPTWENMYKTKGVLGGAIWSGVDDIFQMPNGDAVGYGPWGPIDAWRRPKPEYWHVKKIYSPIRVTTKSLEATTNFELEIENRYTYTNLKNTKVVWSYAGETGSIFPNIEPGAKGKIKINVKNIATNKSLKLVFFDPRGFLADEFIIPVGEQSFDAIVKNDPAVKTKLKTTSTSFIITGTNFTCVISRATGQIISLKKNDNIVLNGGPWLMALPLDGEGCEPDHDANIPPFNELCTNWKATKVVAERLNTGVKIEVKGSYKEFKGDYSLHINANGEINIDYVFASKVAVNPRQWGMVFDAPNNYNKFFWKRNGRWTSYPQSHIGRAIGEAPLFYEGVPESISPNERPLWNWSMDFNKLGSNDFRSTRRNFWYAGLRSNSGNEVLAVSENASQHWRSWLDGKKVRFLVAGFVTAGNELFLGSFYGPTRVPLEIGDEISDSIKLIVSKSE
- a CDS encoding discoidin domain-containing protein; translated protein: MKNEANMDPSLEGIPYKIKDFIAPANFLEKDWVDFHKNNKSKVNALNLLKSPWEQVNFTVDHTAGSYGAHGIGVIRSIAIQPGNTNRVIAGTLLAGVWITTNKGDNWVSVGQNVPLVETIWEVKFAPSNANIVYAITNVGLIKSMDEGQTWNYATNFLSTLPYTAKEAMLDISPTDSDKVFVSTKNNYTNNGGIYLTTNGGTTWSTLHEGSAYWDLKINPGNSSIIYAIEQVGSWTKFLRSTDSGVTFTEINNGYPSAAISGHQLYRGAIGVTPAAPNYVYVYSAGNDEYGFWKSTDAGLNFTKQDEGWAGNTILSVVPSGTDYTFDNKLTAGYGQTTWDFAIGVSTTNPELVYAGCNKTMFSTNGGTTWSHVGNPDQTTWPIHGDIQGIDASGDEVWVVSDGGAYYSSNNGINAISKYDGIYSQECWGFSQGFKSDIMAAGINHNAIYIKDGSLYNQWLTGPGADAQTATVNPLDDRYIYAMPWWDQRLTRPALRNTAPGNSGNLGVYSGYVNFQNYIMHPNLYNKIYVIGHPNSLRPELVTGVAVSNDNASSWSSLKDFPDISNTGGRMQVSFADANTMFAIIKREAKSYQIWKTNDSGVNWLNVTPSSSLTSEFNIRNIALSETDTNIAWVVLGSSSNVKVLKTIDGGTTWVDYSTGLPNSEGRFGIVNQRGTNGGVYIGTRMGVYYRNASMSSWDLHGTGVLGGEVNFLQINYAKGKIRAAGTRGIWENDLYESFKPDANFAADKILVDLTQDAMVQFKDHSAITQIGATWSWSFPGGIPSTSTDENPLISYANASEGKHDVKLTVKDVTGKESTKTITNFIEVFTTPCPTLIPSNKYSIHQFDSQEIVGETSPATNVIDGDISTNWVTQWYSPEVPMPHYISIDLSANYNVSQMNYAPRQNQENGRINSYQIHSSLNGTDWTLVTSGNFVNYTELQKVVFSSPILARYVKLTALSEVNGNPWTTVGELSFLGCSEVLSLRKEQVDKVMVYPVPTGSNISIKTSNMKGLEIQVSLVSIDGKQVKKMNLKNKNGEVTMDISDVAKGIYVLNLIDESGKKYQKKIIKK